In a genomic window of Mycolicibacter heraklionensis:
- a CDS encoding acyl-CoA dehydrogenase yields the protein MSHYKSNVRDQVFNLFEVLGLDQVFGEGDYADLDIDTAQEMLGEMVRLAEGPIAESFVDGDRNPPVFDPATHSVTLPESFKKSVRAHLEGGWDRVGVIEELGGIPMPKVLMWALQEHILGANPAVWMYGGGAGFANIFYNIATEEQKKWAILAAERGWGSTMVLTEPDAGSDVGAGRTKAVQQEDGSWHIDGVKRFITSADSDDLFENIFHLVLARPEGAKPGTKGLSLFFVPKFLFDFETGELGERNGAFVTNVEHKMGLKVSATCELTFGQHGVPAKGWLVGEVHNGIAQMFDVIEQARMMVGTKAIATLSTGYLNALEYAKERVQGADLTQMTDKSAPRVTITHHPDVRRSLMTQKAYAEGLRALYMYTATFQDEAVAKALHGVDADLAVRINDLMLPIVKGVGSEQAYAKLTESLQTLGGSGFLQDYPIEQYIRDAKIDSLYEGTTAIQAQDFFFRKIIRDKGAALGHVAGEIETFIKNETGNGRLKAERELLATALADVQGMAATLTGYLMAAQEDISSIYKVGLGSVRFLMSVGDLMIGWLLARQAAVAVAKLDAGAEGADRSFYEGKIAVASFFTKNFLPLLTSTRSVIENIDNDIMELDEAAF from the coding sequence GTGAGCCACTACAAGAGCAATGTCCGTGACCAGGTGTTCAACCTGTTCGAGGTGTTGGGCCTGGACCAGGTCTTCGGCGAGGGCGACTACGCCGACCTGGACATCGACACCGCTCAGGAAATGCTTGGCGAGATGGTCCGCCTGGCCGAGGGCCCGATTGCCGAATCGTTCGTCGACGGCGACCGCAACCCGCCGGTGTTCGACCCGGCCACCCACTCGGTGACGCTGCCCGAGTCCTTCAAGAAGTCGGTGCGCGCCCATCTGGAAGGCGGCTGGGACCGGGTCGGGGTCATCGAGGAGCTCGGCGGCATTCCGATGCCCAAGGTCCTGATGTGGGCGCTGCAGGAGCACATCCTGGGCGCCAACCCGGCGGTGTGGATGTACGGCGGTGGCGCCGGCTTCGCCAACATCTTCTACAACATCGCCACCGAAGAGCAGAAGAAGTGGGCCATCCTCGCCGCCGAGCGCGGCTGGGGCTCGACGATGGTGCTGACCGAGCCGGACGCCGGCTCGGACGTGGGCGCCGGCCGCACCAAGGCCGTCCAGCAGGAGGACGGCTCGTGGCACATCGACGGTGTCAAGCGGTTCATCACCTCGGCTGACTCCGACGACCTGTTCGAGAACATCTTCCACCTCGTGCTGGCCCGCCCGGAGGGCGCGAAGCCCGGCACCAAGGGCCTGTCGCTGTTCTTCGTCCCGAAGTTCCTGTTCGACTTCGAGACCGGTGAGCTCGGCGAGCGTAACGGCGCGTTCGTCACCAACGTCGAGCACAAGATGGGCCTGAAGGTCTCGGCCACCTGCGAGCTGACCTTCGGCCAGCACGGCGTACCGGCCAAGGGCTGGCTGGTCGGCGAGGTGCACAACGGCATCGCGCAGATGTTCGACGTGATCGAGCAGGCCCGGATGATGGTGGGCACCAAGGCCATCGCGACGCTGTCCACCGGCTACCTCAACGCACTCGAGTACGCCAAGGAGCGGGTGCAGGGCGCCGACCTGACCCAGATGACCGACAAGTCCGCGCCGCGGGTAACCATCACCCACCACCCGGACGTCCGCCGGTCGCTGATGACCCAGAAGGCCTACGCCGAGGGTCTGCGCGCGCTGTACATGTACACCGCCACTTTCCAGGACGAAGCGGTCGCCAAGGCGCTGCACGGTGTCGACGCCGACCTGGCGGTCCGGATCAACGACCTGATGCTGCCGATCGTCAAGGGTGTCGGCTCCGAGCAGGCCTACGCCAAGCTCACCGAGAGTCTGCAGACCCTGGGTGGTTCGGGCTTCCTGCAGGACTACCCGATCGAGCAGTACATCCGTGACGCCAAGATCGACTCGCTCTACGAGGGCACCACGGCAATTCAGGCGCAGGACTTCTTCTTCCGCAAGATCATCCGCGACAAGGGCGCCGCACTGGGCCACGTCGCGGGCGAGATCGAGACGTTCATCAAGAACGAGACCGGCAACGGGCGACTGAAGGCCGAGCGGGAGCTGCTGGCCACCGCGCTGGCCGACGTGCAGGGCATGGCGGCGACGCTGACCGGCTACCTGATGGCCGCGCAGGAGGACATCTCCAGCATCTACAAGGTCGGCCTGGGTTCGGTGCGTTTCCTGATGAGCGTCGGCGACCTGATGATCGGCTGGCTGCTGGCCCGCCAGGCGGCGGTGGCGGTGGCGAAGCTCGATGCAGGCGCCGAGGGCGCCGACCGGTCCTTCTACGAGGGCAAGATCGCGGTGGCGTCGTTCTTCACCAAGAACTTCCTGCCGTTGCTGACCAGCACTCGCTCGGTGATCGAGAACATCGACAACGACATCATGGAGCTCGACGAAGCGGCGTTCTAG
- a CDS encoding flavin reductase family protein — protein MTPLTPSSLREAFGHFPSGVVAVAAEIDGVRVGLAASTFVPVSLEPPLVSFCVQNTSTTWPKLKDSPRLGISVLGEAHDVAARTLAAKTGDRFAGLETVTNDGAVFIKGTGVWLGSVIEQLVPAGDHTIVVLRVCELTVDPEVAPIVFHRSGFRRLGG, from the coding sequence CTGACCCCGCTCACCCCGTCGTCGCTGCGGGAAGCCTTCGGGCATTTCCCGTCCGGAGTGGTGGCAGTGGCGGCCGAGATCGATGGTGTTCGGGTCGGCCTGGCGGCGAGCACCTTCGTGCCGGTCTCGTTGGAGCCGCCCCTGGTGTCCTTCTGCGTGCAGAACACCTCGACGACGTGGCCCAAACTCAAGGACTCGCCCCGGTTGGGCATCAGCGTGCTCGGCGAGGCGCACGACGTCGCGGCGCGCACCCTGGCCGCCAAGACCGGTGATCGGTTCGCCGGGCTGGAGACGGTGACCAACGACGGAGCGGTATTCATCAAGGGCACCGGCGTGTGGCTGGGCAGCGTCATCGAACAGTTGGTGCCCGCCGGGGACCACACCATCGTGGTGCTGCGGGTCTGTGAATTGACCGTCGACCCGGAGGTCGCGCCGATCGTGTTCCACCGCAGCGGTTTTCGCCGTCTCGGAGGCTGA
- a CDS encoding TIGR03618 family F420-dependent PPOX class oxidoreductase: protein MPLPEELLDLLRRPSLCFIATLMPDGSPHLTQTWVTTDGEHVVINIVDGAQKARNIARDARVAINVVDPDDTSRYYAVRGRVVDTTTEDAAASIDEISQKYLGVPYPNFTGGPETRVLVTVVADRITPPAH from the coding sequence ATGCCGCTTCCGGAGGAACTGCTCGATCTGCTCCGGCGACCCAGCCTGTGCTTCATCGCCACGTTGATGCCGGATGGGTCGCCGCACCTCACGCAGACCTGGGTGACGACCGACGGCGAGCATGTTGTGATCAACATCGTCGACGGGGCGCAGAAGGCCCGCAACATCGCCCGCGACGCGCGGGTGGCGATCAACGTCGTCGACCCCGACGACACCAGCCGCTACTACGCGGTGCGCGGACGTGTCGTTGATACGACGACCGAAGATGCTGCCGCCAGCATCGACGAGATCTCACAGAAGTATCTGGGCGTGCCGTATCCCAATTTCACCGGCGGGCCCGAGACTCGGGTACTGGTCACCGTCGTCGCCGACCGGATCACGCCGCCGGCACACTGA
- a CDS encoding inositol monophosphatase family protein, with amino-acid sequence MANLSSDPVQLRSTAETLVAEAAAFVRRRRAEVFGAQGVESSSGLVQTKSSPTDPVTVVDTETESLIRDRLTQLRPGDAVLGEEGGGSGDLSGGEPGLVTWVVDPIDGTVNFMYDVPAYAVSVAAQIGGVSVAGAVADVVGGRIYSAGAGLGARVADEQGTVGLRCTDVSELSLVLLGTGFGYSPRRRAAQAALLARLLPAVRDVRRVGSAALDLCMVAAGRLDAYYEHGIKPWDYAAGALIAVEAGARVVLPGPEIDNGEVCVAAAPGVADALIALLQREGGWAAIPQ; translated from the coding sequence ATGGCGAATCTCAGTAGTGACCCCGTGCAATTGAGGTCCACGGCCGAGACGCTGGTAGCCGAGGCCGCCGCCTTCGTCCGGCGTCGACGCGCCGAGGTGTTCGGCGCGCAAGGGGTCGAGTCGTCCTCTGGCCTGGTCCAGACGAAAAGTAGTCCGACCGATCCGGTCACTGTGGTCGACACCGAGACCGAGAGCCTCATCCGGGATCGGCTGACACAGCTGCGGCCCGGTGACGCGGTGCTGGGCGAGGAAGGCGGAGGTTCCGGCGACCTCTCCGGAGGTGAACCGGGTCTGGTCACCTGGGTGGTCGACCCGATCGACGGCACGGTGAACTTCATGTACGACGTCCCCGCCTACGCGGTTTCGGTGGCAGCGCAGATCGGCGGGGTGTCGGTAGCCGGCGCGGTTGCAGACGTGGTCGGTGGCCGGATCTATTCTGCCGGCGCCGGATTGGGCGCGCGGGTCGCCGATGAGCAGGGAACTGTTGGGCTGCGCTGCACCGATGTGAGCGAGTTGTCGCTGGTGCTGCTGGGCACCGGGTTCGGCTATTCGCCCCGGCGCCGGGCCGCCCAGGCGGCGTTGCTCGCCCGGCTGTTGCCGGCAGTGCGTGACGTCCGCCGGGTCGGTTCGGCCGCGCTGGACCTGTGCATGGTCGCTGCCGGGCGGCTGGACGCGTACTACGAGCATGGGATCAAGCCGTGGGACTACGCCGCCGGAGCGCTGATCGCCGTGGAGGCGGGGGCACGGGTGGTGCTGCCCGGGCCGGAGATCGACAACGGCGAGGTGTGCGTCGCCGCGGCGCCGGGCGTCGCCGATGCCTTGATCGCACTGCTGCAGCGTGAAGGTGGGTGGGCCGCCATTCCGCAGTAG
- a CDS encoding aldo/keto reductase, protein MTISFELESAADTSMSIPQVALNDEVAMPVLGLGVAKLSDEQTEASVLAALESGCRLIDTAASYGNEAVVGRAIEASGVPRSELFVSTKLGTSSQGYSAAKQACERSLEQLGLDYIDMYLIHWPAPQLGKYVESFEAMIEARDAGLVQSVGVCNFTEEHLTEVIDETGVTPAINQIELHPRLNQAELRDVNANRDIVTQSYSPLGVGRLLDDPAVTALASAHGRTPAQILIRWNLQCGNAVISRSGNPERVAANLDVFEFELSEADMATLDGLHDGTRVLHDPMTFLGT, encoded by the coding sequence ATGACGATTTCATTCGAGTTGGAATCTGCCGCAGATACTTCAATGTCGATTCCCCAGGTGGCCCTCAATGACGAGGTGGCCATGCCCGTGCTGGGTCTCGGGGTCGCAAAACTGTCCGACGAGCAGACCGAGGCATCGGTTCTGGCGGCTCTGGAAAGCGGCTGCCGGCTGATCGACACCGCCGCGTCCTACGGCAACGAAGCCGTGGTGGGACGGGCGATCGAGGCGTCCGGTGTGCCGCGTTCCGAGTTGTTCGTCAGCACCAAGTTGGGCACGTCCAGTCAGGGCTACTCCGCTGCCAAGCAGGCCTGTGAACGCAGCCTGGAGCAGCTCGGTCTGGACTACATCGACATGTACCTCATCCATTGGCCGGCACCGCAGCTGGGCAAGTATGTGGAGAGCTTCGAAGCGATGATCGAGGCCCGCGACGCCGGCCTGGTGCAGTCGGTCGGGGTGTGCAACTTCACCGAGGAACACCTGACCGAGGTGATCGACGAGACCGGCGTGACCCCGGCGATCAACCAGATCGAACTGCATCCGCGGCTCAACCAGGCCGAGCTTCGCGACGTCAACGCCAACCGCGACATCGTCACCCAGTCCTACAGCCCGCTGGGCGTGGGACGGCTGCTCGATGACCCCGCGGTGACGGCGCTGGCGAGCGCGCATGGAAGAACGCCGGCGCAGATCTTGATCCGGTGGAATCTGCAGTGCGGCAACGCGGTGATCTCACGGTCCGGCAATCCTGAGCGGGTTGCGGCGAACCTGGACGTCTTCGAGTTCGAGCTGTCCGAGGCCGACATGGCCACCCTGGACGGCCTGCACGACGGCACCCGGGTTTTACACGACCCGATGACGTTCCTGGGAACCTAG
- a CDS encoding succinate dehydrogenase/fumarate reductase iron-sulfur subunit, with product MTHNAHLRVWRGDVDGGGLQDFEVEVNEGEVVLDVIHRLQATQTPDLAVRWNCKAGKCGSCSAEINGLPRLLCMTRMSTFAPDETITVTPVRTFPVIRDLVTDVSFNYQKAREMPAFKPPADLKPGEYRMQQVDVERSQEFRKCIECFLCQNVCHVIRDHEENKPRFSGPRMFIRLAELDMHPLDAADRRDFAQDDAGLGLCNITKCCTEVCPEHITITDNAIIPMKERVAGNRYDPVVWLGRKIFRRKAD from the coding sequence ATGACACACAACGCCCACCTGCGAGTCTGGCGCGGTGACGTTGACGGCGGTGGACTTCAGGATTTCGAGGTCGAGGTCAACGAGGGCGAGGTGGTTCTCGACGTCATCCACCGCCTGCAGGCCACCCAGACCCCGGACCTGGCGGTGCGCTGGAACTGCAAGGCCGGCAAGTGCGGATCATGTTCGGCGGAGATCAACGGGCTCCCGCGACTGCTGTGCATGACGCGGATGTCGACGTTCGCCCCGGATGAGACGATCACGGTGACCCCGGTGCGGACCTTCCCGGTGATTCGCGACCTGGTCACCGATGTCTCGTTCAACTACCAGAAGGCCCGCGAGATGCCGGCTTTCAAGCCCCCGGCGGATCTCAAGCCCGGTGAGTACCGGATGCAGCAGGTGGATGTGGAGCGCTCCCAGGAGTTCCGCAAATGCATCGAGTGCTTCCTGTGCCAGAACGTCTGCCACGTCATCCGGGACCACGAGGAGAACAAGCCACGGTTCTCCGGGCCTCGGATGTTCATCCGGCTCGCGGAGTTGGACATGCACCCGCTGGACGCCGCCGACCGGCGTGACTTCGCCCAGGACGACGCCGGTCTGGGACTGTGCAACATCACCAAGTGCTGTACCGAGGTCTGCCCGGAGCACATCACGATCACCGACAACGCCATCATCCCGATGAAGGAACGGGTGGCTGGGAACCGCTATGACCCGGTGGTCTGGCTGGGTCGAAAGATCTTCCGCCGCAAGGCCGACTGA
- a CDS encoding fumarate reductase/succinate dehydrogenase flavoprotein subunit: MVEVERHSYDVVVIGAGGAGLRAVIEAREQGLSVAVVCKSLFGKAHTVMAEGGCAASMGNVNSKDNWQVHFRDTMRGGKFLNNWRMAELHAREAPERVWELETYGALFDRTPDGKINQRNFGGHTYPRLAHVGDRTGLELIRTMQQKVVSLQQDDYAQFGDYEARIKIFHECTITELLKDEATGAISGAFGYWRESGNFVLFEAPAVVLATGGIGKSFKVTSNSWEYTGDGHALALRAGATLINMEFVQFHPTGMVWPPSVKGILVTEGVRGDGGVLKNSDGTRFMFDYIPPVFKGQYAETEQEADQWLKDNDSARRTPDLLPRDEVARAINSEVKAGRGSPHGGVFLDIASRLTPEEIKRRLPSMYHQFMQLAEVDITKDAMEVGPTCHYVMGGIEVDPDTGAAAVPGLFAAGECSGGMHGSNRLGGNSLSDLLVFGRRAGLGAAQYVQGLDTRPAVTPAALEAAAELALAPFNGPSGGATPENPYTLHSELQQSMNDLVGIIRNAGELEQALVRIEEFKARFAALTVDGGRHYNPGWHLAVDLRNMLLVSECVAKAALQRTESRGGHTRDDYPGMDSNWRKTLLVCRVSDHSAVPDITITPEPQTGMREDLLELFEISELEKYYTDQELAQHPGRRA; the protein is encoded by the coding sequence ATGGTTGAAGTCGAACGGCACTCCTACGACGTGGTCGTGATCGGTGCCGGCGGCGCTGGCCTGCGCGCGGTGATCGAAGCTCGCGAACAGGGCCTGAGCGTTGCGGTGGTGTGCAAGTCGCTGTTCGGTAAGGCGCACACCGTGATGGCCGAGGGCGGTTGCGCGGCGTCGATGGGCAACGTCAACTCCAAGGACAACTGGCAGGTGCACTTCCGCGACACCATGCGTGGCGGGAAGTTCCTCAACAACTGGCGGATGGCCGAACTGCACGCCCGGGAAGCACCGGAGCGGGTCTGGGAGTTGGAGACCTACGGCGCGCTGTTCGACCGCACCCCCGACGGAAAGATCAACCAGCGCAACTTCGGTGGCCACACCTACCCGCGGCTGGCCCACGTCGGAGACCGCACCGGTCTCGAGCTGATCCGCACCATGCAGCAGAAAGTGGTTTCGCTGCAACAGGACGACTACGCCCAGTTCGGTGACTACGAGGCGCGGATCAAGATCTTCCACGAGTGCACCATCACCGAACTGCTCAAAGACGAAGCAACCGGCGCTATTTCGGGTGCCTTCGGCTACTGGCGGGAAAGCGGCAACTTCGTATTGTTCGAAGCGCCGGCGGTGGTGCTGGCCACCGGCGGCATCGGTAAGTCGTTCAAGGTGACGTCGAACTCCTGGGAGTACACCGGCGACGGGCACGCGCTGGCGCTGCGGGCCGGCGCGACGCTGATCAACATGGAGTTCGTCCAGTTCCACCCGACCGGGATGGTGTGGCCGCCCAGCGTCAAGGGGATTCTGGTCACCGAGGGCGTGCGCGGCGACGGCGGAGTGCTCAAGAACTCCGACGGAACCCGGTTCATGTTCGACTACATCCCGCCGGTGTTCAAGGGCCAGTACGCCGAGACCGAGCAAGAGGCCGATCAGTGGCTCAAGGACAACGACTCGGCCCGCCGCACCCCCGACCTGCTGCCGCGTGACGAGGTGGCCCGCGCCATCAACTCCGAAGTCAAAGCCGGACGCGGTTCGCCGCACGGCGGGGTGTTCCTCGATATCGCCTCACGGCTCACGCCGGAGGAGATCAAGCGCCGGCTGCCCTCGATGTATCACCAGTTCATGCAGCTGGCCGAGGTCGACATCACCAAGGACGCAATGGAAGTCGGCCCCACCTGCCACTACGTGATGGGTGGCATCGAGGTCGACCCGGACACCGGCGCGGCGGCGGTGCCCGGACTGTTCGCCGCCGGTGAATGCTCCGGCGGGATGCACGGTTCCAACCGGCTGGGCGGCAACTCCCTGTCGGACCTGTTGGTGTTCGGCCGCCGCGCCGGTTTGGGCGCCGCGCAGTACGTGCAGGGTCTGGACACCCGCCCGGCGGTGACACCGGCAGCGCTGGAGGCCGCCGCCGAGCTGGCACTGGCCCCGTTCAACGGTCCATCCGGCGGCGCCACTCCGGAGAACCCGTACACCCTGCACTCCGAGCTGCAACAGTCGATGAATGACTTGGTCGGCATCATCCGTAATGCCGGCGAGCTGGAACAGGCCCTGGTCCGCATCGAGGAGTTCAAGGCCCGGTTCGCGGCCCTCACCGTCGACGGTGGACGGCACTACAACCCGGGCTGGCATCTGGCCGTCGACCTGCGCAACATGCTGCTGGTCAGCGAATGCGTGGCCAAAGCCGCACTGCAACGCACCGAGAGCCGCGGCGGGCACACCCGCGACGACTACCCGGGGATGGACTCCAACTGGCGCAAAACCCTACTGGTCTGCCGGGTTTCGGACCACAGCGCCGTTCCCGACATCACGATCACCCCGGAGCCTCAGACCGGGATGCGCGAGGACTTGTTGGAGCTGTTCGAGATCTCCGAACTGGAGAAGTACTACACCGACCAAGAGCTGGCGCAACATCCGGGACGGAGAGCGTAA
- a CDS encoding Hsp20/alpha crystallin family protein: MSTLTLWQRPFKSYSSHPFSPAFDTDGWVRDFFSPATATDWRTPTASGFSPAAEITKDGDDAVVRLELPGIDVDKDVTVELDGGRLVVRGERRDEHAETDADTHRTLREVRYGAFRRSFAVPAHVTGDAVTASYDAGVLTVRVAGVYAGAQPQTIAITK, from the coding sequence ATGAGCACCCTGACTCTGTGGCAGCGTCCATTCAAGTCGTATTCAAGCCACCCCTTCAGCCCCGCCTTCGACACCGACGGCTGGGTCCGCGACTTCTTCAGCCCGGCCACCGCCACCGACTGGCGGACGCCCACGGCGAGCGGGTTCAGCCCGGCCGCCGAGATCACCAAGGACGGCGACGACGCCGTGGTCCGGCTTGAGCTGCCCGGCATCGACGTCGACAAGGACGTGACCGTCGAACTCGACGGCGGTCGCCTGGTGGTGCGCGGCGAACGCCGCGACGAGCACGCCGAGACCGACGCCGACACCCACCGCACGCTGCGCGAGGTGCGCTATGGGGCGTTCCGCCGTTCGTTCGCGGTTCCGGCGCACGTCACCGGCGACGCCGTGACGGCGTCGTACGACGCCGGCGTACTCACGGTCCGGGTAGCCGGCGTATACGCGGGCGCCCAGCCGCAAACCATCGCCATCACCAAATAG
- the nirB gene encoding nitrite reductase large subunit NirB, with amino-acid sequence MTTIETPRAVKDLVVVGHGMVGHRFVEALRSRSGSGNWRVTVLAEESDPAYDRVGLTSYTDGWDRSRLALPGNDYADDEQVRLMLSTRVEKLDLADKSVLAADGQRYGYDTLVLATGSRAFVPPVPGHDLPGCHVYRTLDDLDGIRADIECMLEAGNTRAGVVIGGGLLGLEAANALRASGIEPHIVEMAPRLMPQQLDDAGGVLLSRMISDLGIAVHVGVGTESIEQLTHQYGSPSLRVQLSDGTAIEAGLVIFAAGVRPRDELAREAGLAIAERGGVLTDLSCRTSESDVYAIGEVAAIEGVCYGLVGPGYTSAEVVADRLLDGAAEFGEADMSTKLKLLGVDVASFGDAMGATENSLSVVVNDPVKRTYAKLVLSDDAKTLLGGILVGDASSYGVLRPMVGAELPGDPLDLIAPAGSGDSKSALGISALPGAAQICSCNNVSKQQLCDAIAGGCHDVQGLKDCTKAGTSCGSCIPLLKELLIAEGVEQSKALCEHFAQSRAELFEIIQVTGIRTFSELLDRFGTGYGCDICKPTVASILASTGSDHILEGEQAALQDTNDHFLANIQRNGSYSVVPRVPGGEIKPEHLILIGQIAQEFGLYTKITGGQRIDMFGARVDQLPAIWRKLVDAGMESGQAYGKSLRTVKSCVGSDWCRYGQQDSVKLAIDLELRYRGLRAPHKIKMGVSGCARECAEARGKDVGVIATEIGWNLYVGGNGGMSPKHAQLLASDLDTETVFRYIDRFLMFYIRTADRLQRTAPWIESMEGGLDHVREVVCDDSLGLAEEFEAEMARHVDNYADEWKGVLDDPEKLSRFVSFVNAPDAEDPTVAFTVRDGRKVPLPVPVLRSSEEES; translated from the coding sequence ATGACCACGATCGAAACCCCGCGCGCCGTCAAAGACCTTGTCGTGGTCGGACACGGCATGGTGGGGCACCGCTTCGTGGAGGCCCTGCGCAGCAGGTCCGGTAGCGGAAACTGGCGGGTCACGGTGCTCGCCGAAGAGTCCGATCCCGCCTACGACCGGGTCGGGTTGACCTCCTACACCGATGGGTGGGACCGGTCCCGGCTGGCGCTGCCGGGCAATGACTACGCCGACGACGAGCAGGTGCGGCTGATGCTGAGCACCCGGGTCGAGAAGCTCGACCTGGCCGACAAGTCGGTGCTCGCGGCGGATGGGCAGCGTTACGGCTACGACACCCTGGTACTGGCGACCGGGTCGCGCGCGTTCGTCCCCCCGGTGCCGGGCCACGATCTGCCCGGGTGCCACGTCTACCGGACCTTGGACGATCTGGACGGAATCCGGGCCGACATCGAGTGCATGCTGGAAGCCGGAAACACCCGCGCCGGAGTGGTGATCGGGGGCGGCCTGCTGGGGCTGGAAGCCGCGAACGCGCTGCGCGCGTCCGGGATCGAACCGCACATCGTCGAGATGGCGCCGCGACTGATGCCGCAACAACTCGACGACGCCGGCGGTGTGCTGCTGAGCCGGATGATCTCGGACCTGGGTATCGCGGTGCACGTCGGCGTGGGTACCGAGTCCATCGAGCAGCTGACTCACCAATACGGCTCGCCCAGCCTGCGGGTGCAGCTCTCCGACGGCACCGCGATCGAGGCCGGGCTGGTGATCTTCGCCGCCGGGGTGCGCCCGCGCGACGAGCTGGCTCGGGAGGCCGGCCTGGCGATCGCCGAGCGCGGCGGTGTGCTGACCGATCTGTCCTGTCGGACCAGCGAGTCCGATGTGTACGCGATCGGCGAGGTGGCCGCCATCGAAGGCGTCTGCTACGGGCTGGTCGGGCCCGGCTACACCAGTGCCGAGGTGGTCGCCGACCGCCTGCTGGACGGTGCGGCCGAATTCGGCGAGGCCGACATGTCCACCAAGCTCAAGCTGCTCGGCGTCGACGTGGCCAGCTTCGGCGACGCGATGGGGGCGACCGAGAACTCGCTGTCGGTTGTGGTCAACGATCCGGTGAAGCGGACCTACGCCAAGCTGGTGCTCTCCGACGACGCCAAGACGCTGCTCGGCGGAATCCTGGTCGGCGACGCCTCCTCTTACGGTGTGCTGCGCCCGATGGTCGGCGCCGAGCTGCCCGGCGATCCGCTGGACCTGATCGCCCCGGCCGGCTCCGGCGACAGCAAGAGCGCCTTGGGGATCAGCGCGTTGCCTGGCGCGGCACAGATCTGCTCCTGCAACAACGTCAGCAAGCAGCAGTTGTGCGACGCGATCGCCGGCGGCTGCCACGATGTGCAGGGTCTGAAGGACTGCACCAAAGCGGGAACCTCGTGCGGATCCTGCATTCCGCTGCTCAAAGAGTTGCTGATCGCCGAGGGCGTCGAGCAGTCCAAGGCGCTGTGCGAACATTTCGCGCAGTCGCGCGCCGAGCTGTTCGAGATCATCCAGGTCACCGGAATCCGCACCTTCTCCGAACTGCTGGATCGGTTCGGCACGGGCTACGGCTGCGACATCTGCAAGCCAACCGTCGCCTCCATCCTGGCGTCCACCGGATCCGACCACATCCTCGAGGGCGAGCAGGCGGCCCTGCAGGACACCAACGACCACTTCCTGGCCAACATTCAGCGCAATGGCAGCTACTCAGTGGTTCCGCGGGTGCCCGGCGGTGAGATCAAGCCCGAGCACCTGATCCTGATCGGCCAGATCGCCCAGGAATTCGGTCTTTACACCAAGATCACCGGCGGGCAGCGCATCGACATGTTCGGTGCCCGGGTGGATCAGCTGCCGGCGATCTGGCGCAAACTGGTCGACGCCGGCATGGAATCCGGTCAGGCGTACGGCAAGTCGTTGCGGACGGTGAAAAGCTGCGTGGGCAGCGACTGGTGCCGTTACGGGCAGCAGGACTCCGTGAAGCTGGCCATCGACTTGGAGCTGCGTTACCGCGGGCTGCGTGCTCCGCACAAGATCAAGATGGGTGTGTCGGGTTGTGCCCGGGAGTGCGCCGAGGCGCGCGGCAAAGACGTCGGCGTGATCGCCACCGAGATCGGTTGGAACCTTTACGTCGGTGGCAACGGTGGCATGTCGCCCAAGCACGCGCAGTTGCTCGCCAGTGACCTCGACACCGAGACCGTGTTCCGTTACATCGACCGGTTCCTGATGTTCTACATCCGCACCGCAGATCGGTTGCAGCGCACGGCACCGTGGATCGAGTCGATGGAAGGCGGACTCGACCACGTCCGCGAGGTCGTCTGCGACGACTCCTTGGGGCTCGCCGAGGAATTCGAGGCGGAGATGGCCCGCCACGTCGACAACTACGCCGACGAGTGGAAGGGCGTGCTCGACGACCCGGAGAAGTTGTCGCGGTTCGTGTCGTTCGTCAACGCCCCCGACGCCGAAGACCCGACCGTCGCGTTCACCGTGCGTGACGGCCGCAAAGTCCCGTTACCCGTCCCGGTCCTGCGCTCATCTGAGGAGGAATCATGA
- the nirD gene encoding nitrite reductase small subunit NirD yields the protein MNNSTIDTWTTACRYDSLIPGLGVGVLLANGEQAALFRLDDGSVRAVCNIDPFFRAAVLSRGIVGDRGGRLSVISPLKKQAFALDDGSCLDDPNVSVRVYPTQITADGYVQIGQTFSERAVA from the coding sequence ATGAACAACAGCACCATCGACACTTGGACCACCGCGTGCCGCTACGACAGTCTGATTCCCGGACTCGGCGTTGGTGTCCTGCTCGCCAACGGTGAGCAGGCGGCCCTGTTCCGGCTTGACGACGGTTCGGTGCGCGCGGTGTGCAACATCGACCCGTTCTTCCGGGCGGCGGTGCTGTCGCGCGGGATCGTCGGTGATCGCGGCGGCCGGCTGTCGGTCATCTCGCCGCTGAAGAAGCAGGCGTTTGCGCTCGACGACGGCAGCTGCCTGGATGACCCGAACGTCTCGGTGCGGGTGTACCCGACTCAGATCACCGCCGACGGCTACGTGCAGATCGGCCAGACCTTCTCGGAGCGGGCGGTCGCCTAG